In the genome of Limanda limanda chromosome 15, fLimLim1.1, whole genome shotgun sequence, one region contains:
- the polh gene encoding DNA polymerase eta has translation MEHGRERVVALVDMDCFYVQVEQRLDASLNHTPCVVAQYKTWKGGSIIAVSYEARAHGVTRNMWVDDAKKLCPDLQVARVRESHGKADLTHYREASVEVIEVMSRFAVIERASIDEAYMDLTAAVQQRLKDMADKQIGPHLLRATYIQGYPQSSPDLEAPEEDSVLDKEELRSRGLQQWLESLPVLLTGAQSSAEVQLTVGAIIVEEMRAAVEKHTGFSCSAGISHNKVLAKLACGLNKPKRQTVLPLDSVAELFNSLPITKIRNLGGKLGASIKETLGIENMGDLTRFSQAQLGQHFGEKTGQWLYDLCRGIEFEAVKPRQLPKSIGCSKNFPGKTSLATKEQVQYWLHQLALELEERLTKDREVNGRVSKQLTVGVRQLGDKKQSSFSRCCALVRYEATKISSDSFAIIKSLNTAGNHQATWAPALTLLHLSASKFSDAPSAGGMAGFLSSDVTSTQSLFSTTQSSTQPTLDLKNNSTCKQPGTIQSFFQKVAEKHKVKVMKEEDEEDEDGVSKGIFPCSSSSHKTSRTCSQLETDANISVSSVSSHSKSGLISPHPGISSFFHKKSLERSFQAAAPTLSTTEAEVGPGSINKKVELEDTVAVLSGLQEKTISEFTFHQTPCEELKGEVDTGPEGIPRPASVAREDLLNCERCGQDVLVWEMPEHNDYHFALDLQNSLTSSAGSSSVSASSSSASTFRVAAAGTTQSARGKTKTRGQAGPQPKRPRSQGGRTATLDSFFKKN, from the exons ATGGAGCACGGCAGAGAGCGGGTGGTGGCGCTGGTGGACATGGACTGTTTCTACGTGCAGGTGGAGCAGAGGCTGGACGCCTCTCTGAACCACACTCCCTGTGTGGTGGCCCAGTACAAGACGTGGAAAGGAGGCAG CATTATAGCTGTGAGCTACGAAGCCAGGGCCCATGGGGTCACCAGGAACATGTGGGTGGACGATGCAAAGAAACTGTGCCCAGACCTCCAGGTGGCACGAGTGCGTGAGTCTCACGGCAAGGCAGACCTAACGCA TTACAGGGAGGCGAGTGTGGAGGTGATTGAGGTGATGTCTCGCTTTGCTGTGATTGAGAGAGCCAGCATCGATGAGGCCTACATGGATCTGACGGCTGCGGTCCAGCAGCGGCTGAAAGACATGGCCGACAAACAAATAGGGCCTCACTTGCTGAGGGCCACCTACATCCAGGGGTACCCACAAAGCTCACCTGACCTGGAAGCACCTGAAGAGGATTCTGTCTTAGATAAAG AGGAGCTGAGGTCCAGAGGTCTGCAGCAGTGGCTGGAATCCTTACCTGTTCTCCTGACAGGGGCGCAGAGCTCTGCAGAAGTGCAGCTGACTGTGGGGGCGATCATTGTTGAGGAGATGAGAGCAGCCGTGGAGAAACATACAGGATTCAGCTGTTCAGCAGGGATATCGCACAATAAG GTACTGGCCAAACTCGCCTGTGGACTGAACAAACCTAAAAGACAAACTGTTCTGCCTTTGGACTCTGTAGCAGAACTTTTCAACTCTTTACCCATCACCAAGAT TCGTAACCTGGGGGGTAAGCTGGGAGCCTCCATTAAAGAAACTCTGGGAATAGAGAACATGGGAGATCTGACCCGCTTCTCGCAGGCCCAGCTGGGGCAGCACTTTGGAGAAAAAACAGG CCAGTGGTTGTATGACTTGTGTCGGGGGATTGAGTTTGAAGCAGTGAAACCCAGACAGCTTCCCAAGTCCATCGGCTGCAGTAAAAACTTCCCTGGGAAAACATCACTGGCCACGAAAGAGCAA GTACAGTACTGGCTTCATCAACTGGCTCTTGAGCTGGAGGAGCGGCTGACCAAGGACAGAGAAGtg AACGGTCGAGTGTCTAAGCAGCTGACAGTTGGTGTACGTCAGCTCGGGGATAAGAAGCAGAGCAGCTTCTCTCGCTGTTGTGCTTTAGTGCGCTACGAAGCAACCAAAATTTCTAGTGACAGCTTTGCCATAATCAAGAGcctgaacacagcaggaaaccACCAGGCCACATG GGCTCCAGCTCTCACCCTGCTACACCTTTCTGCGAGCAAATTCAGTGATGCTCCATCAGCAGGGGGGATGGCTGGTTTCCTTTCCAGTGATGTCACCTCGACCCAGAGCCTCTTCTCAACCACTCAGTCCTCCACCCAGCCGACCTTGGACCTGAAAAATAACTCGACATGCAAACAACCCGGCACCATTCAGTCCTTCTTTCAAAAGGTGgctgagaaacacaaagtgaaggtgatgaaagaagaagatgaggaggatgaagatggagTCTCCAAAGGAATTTTCccatgttcctcctcctctcataaAACATCTAGAACGTGTAGTCAGTTGGAGACAGATGCCAATATCTCAGTTTCATCAGTTTCCTCTCACTCTAAAAGCGGTTTGATCAGCCCCCATCCTGGCATTTCCTCTTTCTTCCACAAAAAGAGTCTTGAGAGAAGCTTCCAGGCCGCGGCCCCGACGCTGAGCACCACTGAAGCAGAAGTCGGACCCGGGAGTATTAATAAAAAAGTGGAATTAGAAGACACTGTTGCTGTTTTATCAGGCCTGCAGGAAAAAACTATCTCAGAGTTTACATTTCACCAGACACCATGTGAAGAGTTAAAGGGTGAAGTGGACACTGGTCCAGAGGGAATTCCCCGTCCTGCCAGTGTGGCCAGAGAGGACCTCTTAAACTGTGAACGCTGTGGCCAGGACGTGTTGGTCTGGGAAATGCCTGAACACAATGACTATCACTTTGCTCTGGACCTCCAAAATTCACTCACTTCATCTGCGGGGTCAtcatctgtctctgcctcttcctcctctgcatctACGTTCAGGGTGGCTGCAGCCGGCACGACCCAGTCCGCCCGGGGCAAAACAAAAACCAGAGGCCAGGCAGGACCACAACCAAAAAGACCCCGCTCTCAGGGTGGAAGAACGGCCACTCTGGATTCTTTTTTTAAGAAGAACTGA